A single genomic interval of Mesoplodon densirostris isolate mMesDen1 chromosome 8, mMesDen1 primary haplotype, whole genome shotgun sequence harbors:
- the LOC132495190 gene encoding programmed cell death protein 5-like, whose protein sequence is MAEEELKVLRKHRLAELQAKHGDPGDVAQQEAKQREAEMRNSILAQVLDQSARARLSNLALVRPEKTKAVENYLIQMARYGQLSGKVSEQGLIEILEKVSQQTEKKTTVKFSRRKVMDSDEDDDYWI, encoded by the coding sequence ATGGCGGAGGAGGAGCTCAAAGTGCTGAGGAAGCACAGGCTGGCCGAGCTGCAAGCGAAGCACGGGGACCCTGGCGATGTAGCACAACAGGAAGCAAAGCAAAGGGAAGCAGAAATGAGGAACAGTATCTTAGCCCAAGTTCTGGATCAGTCAGCCCGGGCCCGATTAAGTAACTTAGCACTTGTAAGGCCTGAGAAAACTAAAGCAGTAGAGAATTACCTTATACAGATGGCACGGTATGGACAACTAAGTGGGAAGGTATCAGAACAAGGTTTAATAGAAATCCTCGAAAAAGTAAGccaacaaacagaaaagaaaacaacagttaAATTCAGCAGAAGAAAAGTAATGGACTCTGATGAAGATGACGATTATTGGATTTAA